From a single Clostridium isatidis genomic region:
- a CDS encoding mannose-1-phosphate guanylyltransferase produces MIYGLILAGGKGTRLYPLSRSNNPKQFLKIINNKSFLQNTVDRIIPLINKENIYVVTNKEYKEKIKSELENIDPNNIFSEPQNKETATCIGLSAVKLLKKDKDAVMVVLPSDHHIEREKVYLETLNQAVEIANKRRGIVTLGITPTRAETGYGYIEMGPRIQSSTIPTFKVTRFTEKPNVEVAKDFILKGTYLWNSGMFVFRADVILREIEKYLPDLYKALMEIYKSVGEENEESVIEEQYSRIDGISIDFGIMQKTRKGFVIKSDFIWDDIGSFSALSRYMEEIGNNKVSSKVYLQDSENCSIFGNRNLIIGLGIKDLVVVDSGDVILIMDKNKDQEIKHLLNELNERPEFEDYL; encoded by the coding sequence TTGATATACGGGCTGATACTAGCAGGGGGAAAAGGAACTAGACTTTATCCCTTATCAAGATCAAACAATCCGAAACAGTTTTTAAAAATTATAAATAATAAAAGCTTTCTTCAAAATACAGTAGATAGGATAATTCCTTTAATCAATAAAGAAAATATTTATGTTGTTACTAATAAAGAATATAAAGAAAAAATAAAAAGTGAATTAGAAAATATAGATCCTAATAATATTTTTTCTGAACCACAAAACAAAGAAACAGCCACCTGTATTGGATTATCAGCTGTTAAATTATTAAAAAAAGACAAGGATGCAGTAATGGTCGTTTTGCCATCAGATCATCATATAGAGCGTGAAAAGGTATATTTGGAAACCTTAAATCAAGCAGTAGAAATAGCCAATAAAAGAAGGGGAATAGTAACCCTTGGAATTACTCCAACGAGAGCAGAAACAGGTTATGGCTATATTGAAATGGGACCAAGAATCCAATCATCGACTATACCAACTTTTAAGGTTACCAGATTTACCGAAAAGCCTAATGTTGAAGTGGCAAAGGATTTTATCTTAAAGGGAACTTATTTATGGAATTCAGGAATGTTTGTTTTTAGAGCAGATGTTATTTTAAGAGAAATAGAAAAGTATTTGCCGGATCTTTATAAAGCTCTAATGGAAATTTATAAAAGTGTTGGTGAAGAAAATGAAGAGTCTGTTATAGAGGAACAGTATTCAAGAATAGATGGAATATCTATAGATTTTGGAATTATGCAAAAAACAAGAAAGGGTTTTGTTATAAAAAGCGATTTTATTTGGGATGACATTGGAAGTTTTTCAGCATTAAGCAGGTATATGGAGGAAATTGGAAATAATAAAGTGAGCAGTAAGGTATATTTACAGGATAGTGAAAATTGTTCTATATTTGGAAATAGGAATTTAATTATAGGTCTTGGGATAAAGGATTTAGTTGTAGTAGATTCAGGAGATGTTATATTAATAATGGATAAGAATAAAGATCAAGAAATAAAACATCTCTTAAACGAACTAAATGAAAGACCAGAATTTGAAGATTATCTTTAA
- a CDS encoding anti-sigma factor domain-containing protein, translated as MTFQQYKYKFSTKAPINVVSEDITEKREEEINRLKEDLIEYKILIKDLVYDKPSYDIRNKILNISYFIIENIEIYDYLIKNKEFPLKLLLENTPLERTFLEQWKEFIITYSIILSDPTYHYLQDYLQIVEAIQVLGSEEIFENKEVEEHRGLLLHKGKFSSVILSSKGEFIKVKSNKEEKIGEEILAKESISLKKYKTQIAIFFSLIGFIFLIASYKYNNIDKTLVIEITSTITLELNSSNKVVNYSSNSEEIKEILKELKIKNNHVDSVLINILDYVSNNEMIPSTGIVLKVTGEALEDRDIKNTEEYIAENKLEVKFNNSGDENKVSE; from the coding sequence ATGACCTTTCAACAATATAAATATAAATTTTCAACCAAGGCTCCTATAAATGTAGTATCAGAAGATATAACAGAAAAAAGAGAAGAGGAAATTAATAGATTAAAAGAAGACTTAATAGAATATAAAATACTTATTAAGGATTTAGTTTATGATAAACCTTCTTATGATATTAGAAATAAAATATTAAATATTAGTTATTTTATTATAGAAAATATAGAAATTTATGATTATTTAATAAAAAATAAAGAATTTCCTTTAAAATTACTTTTAGAAAATACTCCTTTAGAAAGAACTTTCCTTGAGCAGTGGAAAGAATTTATTATTACATACTCTATTATTTTATCAGATCCAACTTATCATTATTTACAAGATTATCTTCAGATTGTTGAGGCAATTCAAGTATTAGGCTCTGAAGAGATATTTGAAAATAAAGAAGTAGAGGAGCATAGAGGACTTCTTCTTCACAAGGGAAAATTTTCATCAGTAATTCTTAGCTCAAAGGGAGAATTTATAAAAGTAAAATCAAATAAGGAAGAAAAAATAGGTGAAGAAATTTTAGCAAAAGAAAGTATTTCTTTAAAAAAATATAAGACACAAATAGCGATATTTTTTAGTTTAATAGGGTTTATATTTTTAATTGCTTCCTATAAATATAATAATATAGATAAAACTTTAGTAATAGAAATAACTTCTACTATAACCTTAGAATTAAATTCTTCCAATAAAGTTGTTAATTATTCTAGTAATTCAGAAGAAATTAAAGAAATACTTAAAGAATTAAAAATAAAAAACAATCATGTGGATTCAGTTTTAATAAATATATTGGATTATGTTAGTAACAACGAAATGATTCCGAGCACTGGTATAGTTCTTAAAGTGACTGGAGAAGCTTTAGAAGATAGAGATATAAAAAATACAGAAGAATATATAGCAGAAAATAAACTTGAAGTTAAATTTAATAACTCAGGAGATGAAAATAAGGTTTCTGAATAA
- a CDS encoding HNH endonuclease signature motif containing protein, whose protein sequence is MHHCEICGSKADIHHIVHKHEGGYDIKLNYKYLCNYHHRGKLGPHNSLETDLKYKLELQEKLFSLLPKDYYTFKELSIILEIPKSTLKKIVKDLKMYKEGYSKIELITKLMGGKLYSKSMLQELELERLFHNINIG, encoded by the coding sequence TTGCACCACTGTGAAATTTGTGGATCAAAGGCTGATATTCATCATATAGTTCATAAACATGAAGGTGGTTATGATATTAAACTAAATTATAAATATCTTTGTAATTACCACCATAGAGGAAAACTAGGCCCCCACAACTCTTTAGAAACAGATTTAAAATATAAGCTAGAGCTTCAAGAAAAACTTTTCAGCCTTTTACCAAAAGATTACTATACATTTAAGGAACTTTCTATTATTTTAGAAATACCAAAGTCTACTTTAAAAAAAATAGTTAAAGACCTTAAGATGTATAAAGAAGGCTACTCAAAAATTGAACTAATAACAAAATTAATGGGAGGCAAACTATATTCCAAAAGTATGCTTCAAGAATTAGAATTAGAGCGCCTTTTTCACAATATAAATATTGGTTAA
- a CDS encoding class D sortase: MREGIRRAIGVILIIIGITIIVSIIYRKIETAKKQEELKNILEEVINEGIASSENEDASFTVGEGYKPIGLLEIPSINLSQGIVEGITDDILLYYLGHFEGSAMPGERGNFAVAGHRVSDYSEAFVNLYKTKAGDEIIVKAKGKKYIYEVTDNFIVQPDRVEVLDDTKDATITLITCTVGAKERVVVKGKLIETKELNSGGEQ, from the coding sequence TTGAGGGAAGGAATTAGAAGAGCAATCGGGGTTATTTTAATAATTATAGGTATAACCATAATTGTATCCATTATTTATAGGAAAATTGAAACAGCAAAAAAGCAGGAAGAGCTTAAAAATATTTTAGAAGAAGTAATAAATGAAGGCATAGCTTCATCAGAGAATGAGGATGCTAGTTTTACTGTAGGTGAAGGGTACAAGCCAATAGGGTTATTAGAAATACCTAGTATAAATTTATCTCAAGGAATAGTTGAAGGAATAACAGATGATATTCTTTTGTATTATTTAGGGCATTTTGAGGGTTCTGCAATGCCTGGAGAAAGAGGAAATTTTGCAGTTGCAGGACATAGAGTTTCAGATTATTCAGAGGCCTTTGTTAATTTGTATAAAACAAAAGCTGGAGATGAAATAATAGTAAAGGCAAAAGGTAAAAAATATATCTATGAAGTGACGGATAATTTTATTGTTCAACCAGATAGAGTTGAAGTATTAGATGATACCAAAGATGCAACAATAACATTAATAACATGCACAGTTGGTGCTAAAGAAAGAGTTGTAGTTAAAGGAAAGTTAATTGAAACTAAGGAACTAAATAGCGGAGGAGAACAATGA
- a CDS encoding DUF3298 and DUF4163 domain-containing protein, translating to MIKRIMLLGIVVGINCFSIIYPQDMLININKGIIEKNLIVDKSFEESSEYLKVSVKIPQIIGLNNKEREREINNEIIEFTNNFVEENRIASEANRPGVPYESFVTYRVTNEEKILSFYIDYYQYSGGAHGITIRKTYNIDITTGQNVELKDLFKEGFDYKEYINKEIQSQISINKEDYFPGKEGFTGIKDNQAFYIENGYIVIHFAYYEIAPYVAGMPQFKIPYNALENYKDV from the coding sequence ATGATAAAAAGAATAATGTTATTAGGAATAGTAGTAGGAATTAATTGTTTTAGTATTATTTATCCACAAGATATGTTAATTAATATTAACAAGGGAATAATAGAAAAAAATTTAATTGTGGATAAGTCATTTGAAGAAAGTTCAGAGTATTTAAAAGTTAGTGTTAAAATTCCACAAATCATAGGTCTCAATAATAAGGAAAGAGAGAGGGAAATTAATAATGAAATAATTGAATTTACCAATAATTTTGTAGAAGAAAACAGAATTGCTAGTGAAGCAAATAGACCTGGAGTTCCTTATGAAAGTTTTGTAACTTATAGAGTAACCAATGAAGAAAAGATTCTAAGCTTTTATATTGACTATTATCAATATAGTGGTGGGGCCCATGGGATAACAATCAGGAAAACATATAATATTGATATAACTACAGGCCAAAATGTAGAACTTAAAGATTTATTTAAGGAAGGATTTGATTATAAAGAATATATAAATAAAGAAATACAGAGTCAGATAAGTATAAATAAAGAAGATTATTTTCCTGGCAAAGAAGGTTTTACAGGAATAAAGGATAATCAGGCTTTTTATATAGAAAATGGATATATAGTAATTCATTTTGCTTATTATGAAATTGCACCTTATGTTGCAGGGATGCCTCAGTTTAAAATTCCTTACAATGCTTTAGAAAATTACAAAGATGTATAA
- a CDS encoding cation-translocating P-type ATPase, giving the protein MKKYFSKSYEETLKEFNVSKSGLSEKQAKENLDKYGYNELTQKEKATVWEVFFSQFKDLLVIILIIAALISMLTGDAESTLVIIAVITLNAVLGTVQHFKAEQSLDSLKALSSPTAKVIRDGKKVEIPSKEVVPGDILLLEAGDMVAADGRIIENFSLQVNESSLTGESESVNKFAEVIESEEVALGDQKNMVFSGSLVTYGRALVVVTSTGMSTEIGKIANLMEETQEKATPLQVSLDDFSKKLAIGILGVCVIVFFLSLRTNNMLDSLMFAVALAVAAIPEALSSIVTIVLAIGTQKMAKENAIVKKLRAVEGLGSVSVICSDKTGTLTQNKMTVKKVFVNNRFIDGEELNIEDPVENYLLKSSILCNDSTCKEGKEIGDPTEVAFVNLGQKFSLCELELRKAYERLSEVPFDSDRKLMSTLHFFDNKYIMFTKGALDVILDRTKFIKTPDGVRNISYEDKQNILNANRELSENGLRVLAFAYREFPENKNISIEDEENFTFIGLISMIDPPRKESAAAVANCISAGIKPVMITGDHKITASAIAKQIGILRDGDRAIEGIELDKMSDEELRNNVENISVYARVSPEHKIRIVRAWQDKNQIVAMTGDGVNDAPALKQADIGIAMGITGTEVSKDAASVILTDDNFATIVKSVANGRNIYRNIKNSIKFLLSGNASGILSVLYTSLLALPMPFKAVHLLFINLLTDSLPAIAIGMEPAQGDLLKEKPRSRDAGILDKKFVLELAFEGLIIAIFTMLAFYKGLGSDNNAAVASSMAFATLCLARLFHGFNCRGNKSVFSLGLFGNKFSWLAFIAGLIFLNSVLFIPALRNLFEVAVLTGKQIGYIYLYAFLPTVIIQIAKVIIDFTTDKKEKAAESNSSENVEKAA; this is encoded by the coding sequence ATGAAGAAGTACTTTTCTAAAAGCTATGAGGAGACGTTGAAAGAATTTAACGTTTCAAAATCTGGTCTTAGTGAAAAGCAAGCAAAAGAAAATTTGGACAAGTATGGCTATAATGAACTTACCCAAAAGGAAAAAGCTACTGTTTGGGAAGTATTCTTTAGTCAATTTAAAGACTTGCTTGTAATAATCCTAATTATTGCAGCTTTAATATCAATGCTAACTGGAGATGCAGAAAGCACTTTAGTTATTATCGCAGTTATTACTTTAAATGCAGTTTTAGGAACTGTACAACACTTTAAGGCTGAACAATCTTTAGATAGTTTAAAAGCTTTATCTTCCCCAACAGCTAAAGTTATTAGAGATGGAAAAAAGGTTGAAATTCCTTCTAAAGAAGTAGTTCCAGGAGATATTTTATTACTTGAAGCAGGAGATATGGTTGCAGCTGATGGTAGAATCATTGAAAACTTCTCCCTTCAAGTTAATGAAAGTTCCTTAACTGGTGAATCTGAAAGTGTTAATAAATTTGCTGAAGTAATTGAAAGTGAGGAAGTTGCTTTAGGTGATCAAAAAAACATGGTATTCTCAGGTTCCTTAGTTACTTATGGTAGAGCTTTAGTAGTTGTTACTTCTACAGGAATGAGTACTGAGATAGGTAAAATTGCTAACCTAATGGAAGAAACTCAAGAAAAAGCAACACCACTACAAGTCAGCTTAGATGACTTTAGTAAAAAATTAGCTATTGGTATTTTAGGAGTTTGTGTTATTGTATTCTTCCTAAGTCTTAGAACTAATAACATGCTAGATTCTCTTATGTTTGCTGTTGCTTTAGCTGTTGCTGCTATTCCTGAAGCCCTTAGCTCAATAGTTACAATTGTACTAGCTATTGGAACTCAAAAAATGGCCAAGGAAAATGCTATTGTTAAAAAACTAAGAGCAGTTGAAGGTTTAGGATCAGTATCTGTTATATGTTCTGATAAGACTGGAACCCTTACTCAAAATAAGATGACAGTAAAAAAAGTCTTTGTTAATAATAGATTTATTGATGGCGAAGAATTAAATATAGAAGATCCTGTTGAAAATTATTTGCTAAAGAGTTCAATCCTATGTAATGACTCTACATGTAAAGAAGGAAAAGAAATTGGAGACCCAACTGAAGTTGCTTTTGTTAACTTAGGTCAAAAATTTTCACTATGTGAATTAGAGCTTAGAAAGGCTTATGAAAGATTATCGGAAGTTCCATTTGACTCTGATAGAAAGCTTATGAGTACTCTTCACTTCTTTGATAACAAATATATAATGTTCACAAAAGGTGCATTGGATGTTATTTTAGATAGAACTAAATTCATAAAAACTCCTGATGGTGTTAGAAACATAAGTTATGAGGATAAACAAAACATATTAAATGCCAATAGAGAATTATCTGAAAATGGCTTAAGAGTTTTAGCTTTTGCTTACAGAGAATTCCCTGAAAATAAAAATATAAGCATAGAAGACGAAGAAAACTTTACTTTTATAGGGCTTATATCAATGATTGACCCACCAAGAAAAGAATCTGCAGCTGCTGTTGCAAACTGTATATCTGCTGGTATTAAACCAGTTATGATTACTGGAGACCATAAGATTACCGCGTCAGCTATTGCTAAACAAATTGGTATTTTAAGAGATGGAGATAGAGCTATTGAAGGTATAGAATTAGATAAGATGTCTGATGAAGAATTAAGAAACAATGTAGAAAATATATCTGTTTATGCTAGAGTTTCTCCAGAACATAAGATTAGAATAGTTAGAGCATGGCAAGATAAAAATCAAATCGTTGCTATGACAGGGGATGGAGTTAATGACGCTCCTGCTTTAAAGCAAGCTGATATAGGTATTGCAATGGGCATAACTGGTACAGAAGTTTCAAAAGATGCTGCTTCAGTTATATTAACTGATGATAACTTTGCTACAATAGTTAAGTCTGTTGCTAACGGAAGAAATATTTACAGAAATATTAAGAACTCAATTAAGTTCTTATTATCTGGTAATGCATCAGGTATTCTTTCAGTACTTTATACTTCACTTTTAGCATTACCAATGCCATTTAAGGCAGTTCACTTACTATTTATTAACCTACTAACAGATAGTTTACCTGCTATTGCTATTGGTATGGAACCAGCTCAAGGAGATTTATTAAAAGAAAAACCTAGATCTAGAGATGCTGGAATTTTAGATAAGAAATTTGTTTTAGAATTAGCTTTTGAAGGTTTAATTATTGCAATATTTACAATGTTAGCTTTCTATAAGGGGCTTGGCAGTGATAATAATGCTGCAGTTGCTTCATCTATGGCTTTTGCTACATTATGTTTAGCTAGATTATTCCACGGCTTTAACTGTAGAGGAAATAAATCAGTGTTTTCATTAGGCTTATTTGGAAATAAATTTAGCTGGTTAGCATTTATTGCAGGATTAATTTTCTTAAACTCAGTTTTATTTATACCAGCTTTAAGAAACTTATTTGAAGTTGCAGTATTAACAGGAAAGCAAATTGGATATATTTATTTATACGCATTCCTTCCAACTGTAATAATTCAAATTGCTAAAGTAATTATAGATTTTACAACAGATAAAAAGGAAAAAGCTGCAGAATCAAATTCTTCTGAAAATGTAGAAAAAGCAGCGTAG
- the ispF gene encoding 2-C-methyl-D-erythritol 2,4-cyclodiphosphate synthase: protein MRIGLGYDVHKLVDNRELIIGGVNIPYEKGLLGHSDADVLLHAICDSLLGAAALRDIGKHFPDTDERFKGISSLTLLKEVGILIKNKGYKIGNIDATIIAQKPKMLPYIETMRKNIARTLEIDIDQINVKATTEEGLGFTGSGEGIAANSIAMLFSIDN, encoded by the coding sequence ATGCGAATAGGTTTAGGATATGATGTCCATAAATTAGTAGATAATAGAGAGCTTATTATTGGTGGTGTAAATATTCCTTATGAAAAAGGACTACTTGGTCATTCTGATGCAGATGTATTATTACATGCAATATGCGATTCTTTATTAGGCGCTGCAGCTCTTAGAGACATAGGCAAACATTTTCCTGATACTGATGAAAGATTTAAAGGTATCTCTAGCCTTACTCTTTTAAAAGAAGTTGGAATATTAATAAAAAACAAAGGTTATAAAATTGGTAATATAGATGCAACTATAATTGCTCAAAAACCTAAAATGCTTCCTTATATTGAAACCATGAGGAAAAACATAGCAAGAACTCTTGAAATAGATATAGATCAGATAAATGTTAAAGCTACAACTGAAGAAGGCCTTGGCTTTACAGGAAGTGGAGAAGGAATTGCGGCAAATAGCATTGCCATGCTTTTTTCAATTGACAATTAA
- a CDS encoding Na+/H+ antiporter NhaC family protein, producing MENKSNGFALVPLGVFIVIYLGISIVAKSFYAVSVIIPFLAAALTALLMNRKEKLDKKIEIFCKGAGDINILLMILIFILAGAFAQVAKDMGAVDSTVNLGLYLLPSSLLIPGIFIIGCFISLSIGTSMGTIVALVPIAIGIADKTGISTSLSVGAVVCGAMFGDNLSVISDTTIAATKTQGCEMKDKFKMNFLIVLPAAIITTIIFIILTRNTAVINLDSLEFNIFKILPYIVVIITSLIGLNVIIVLLLGLGLSGLMGIIVGSFDIIGLFNSISNGISSMSELIIISLLISGTIEIIKFNGGIDFILNKGLRNFKSKRGAEYGIAVLTGLVDICTANNTIAIVTVGPIAKDISNEFDLDAKRVAGIMDIFSCGFQGVIPYGAQLLSAAGLAAISPFEIMRFLFYPYLMLVSAIIFIYFHWKNKK from the coding sequence TTGGAAAATAAGAGTAATGGGTTTGCGTTAGTGCCATTAGGAGTATTTATAGTAATTTATTTAGGAATATCTATAGTAGCAAAAAGTTTTTATGCTGTATCAGTAATTATTCCTTTTTTAGCAGCAGCATTAACTGCTTTATTAATGAATAGGAAGGAAAAGCTTGATAAAAAAATAGAGATCTTCTGCAAAGGGGCAGGAGATATAAATATTTTATTAATGATATTAATATTTATATTAGCAGGTGCCTTTGCCCAGGTAGCCAAAGATATGGGAGCAGTAGATTCTACTGTTAATTTAGGTCTTTATTTACTTCCAAGCAGTTTATTAATACCAGGGATATTTATTATTGGGTGTTTTATTTCCTTATCTATAGGGACTTCAATGGGAACAATAGTTGCTTTAGTACCAATAGCAATTGGAATAGCCGATAAAACTGGAATATCAACATCTTTATCTGTGGGGGCAGTAGTCTGTGGGGCTATGTTTGGTGACAATCTTTCCGTAATATCTGATACAACTATTGCTGCAACTAAGACTCAAGGTTGTGAGATGAAGGATAAATTTAAAATGAACTTTTTAATAGTTCTTCCAGCTGCAATAATTACTACAATTATATTTATAATTTTAACAAGAAATACAGCAGTAATAAATTTAGATTCTTTGGAGTTTAATATATTTAAAATATTACCATATATTGTAGTAATAATAACATCCTTAATAGGATTAAACGTAATAATAGTTTTGTTGCTTGGATTAGGACTTTCAGGATTAATGGGTATTATAGTTGGAAGTTTTGATATAATAGGTCTTTTTAATTCAATATCTAATGGGATATCATCAATGAGTGAGCTTATTATAATTTCATTACTTATTTCAGGAACTATAGAAATAATAAAGTTTAATGGTGGAATAGATTTTATTCTTAATAAGGGACTAAGAAATTTTAAAAGCAAAAGAGGAGCAGAATATGGAATTGCAGTTTTGACGGGCTTGGTAGATATTTGTACTGCAAATAATACAATTGCAATAGTAACAGTAGGACCGATAGCTAAAGATATTTCAAATGAATTTGACTTAGATGCAAAAAGAGTTGCAGGTATTATGGATATCTTTTCTTGTGGCTTTCAGGGAGTTATACCATATGGAGCCCAATTGTTATCAGCAGCAGGTCTTGCGGCAATATCACCCTTTGAAATAATGCGGTTTTTATTTTATCCATATTTAATGCTGGTTAGTGCAATTATATTTATATATTTTCATTGGAAAAATAAAAAATAA
- the rluF gene encoding 23S rRNA pseudouridine(2604) synthase RluF has translation MGNIIVHKDRGDKIRLNKFISETGFCSRREADKLIEAGRVTVDGIIAEMGTKVSENANVKIDGKPIKRVEELVYIALNKPVGITCTTEKKVKGNIVDFVNHEKRIFPIGRLDKDSQGLILLTNDGDIVNKILRAGNNHEKEYIVTVDKPINEKFIKDMSNGVRILGTITKKCKVRKINESTFNIILTQGMNRQIRRMCEALGYNVIKLKRIRIMNIKLGNLKIGQWRNLTKEELVKLNSLINNSIKTEDTDL, from the coding sequence ATGGGAAATATTATAGTTCATAAAGATAGGGGAGATAAAATAAGGCTAAATAAATTTATAAGTGAAACAGGCTTCTGTTCAAGAAGAGAGGCTGATAAGCTTATAGAGGCAGGAAGGGTAACGGTAGATGGTATAATAGCAGAAATGGGCACTAAGGTATCCGAAAATGCTAATGTTAAAATAGATGGAAAACCAATAAAAAGAGTTGAGGAGCTTGTTTATATAGCCTTAAATAAACCAGTAGGAATAACATGTACTACAGAAAAGAAAGTAAAAGGAAATATAGTTGATTTTGTTAATCATGAAAAAAGAATCTTTCCAATAGGAAGGTTAGATAAGGATTCGCAAGGATTAATTCTTCTTACTAATGATGGTGACATAGTAAATAAAATATTAAGGGCAGGAAATAATCACGAAAAGGAATATATAGTCACAGTAGATAAGCCCATAAATGAAAAATTTATAAAGGACATGTCAAATGGAGTAAGAATTTTAGGAACGATAACTAAGAAGTGTAAGGTTAGAAAAATAAATGAAAGTACCTTTAATATTATATTAACTCAAGGTATGAACAGGCAGATTAGAAGAATGTGTGAAGCCTTAGGTTATAATGTAATTAAGTTAAAAAGAATAAGGATAATGAATATAAAACTAGGAAATTTAAAAATAGGTCAGTGGAGAAACTTAACTAAGGAGGAATTAGTTAAGTTAAATTCTCTAATAAATAATTCAATAAAAACTGAAGATACAGATTTATAA
- a CDS encoding CAP domain-containing protein: protein MIKLKLMSLLLSGCLTTGIGAGTLPSCLNNIKITDQIKIIEQICNTSKDNSNVIIEDENKQLEENTAENNTGSNSNENTNKEDNNSKEDNGTSNEAPIKEEDKKEDTAKEETPAAPEETNTGKENNNSEDNTQKEASDKFIAEIEQAIFTRVNKERAAAGLPALQYNDTMEHYARLKSQDMGDRRYFDHRNPEGQLITSQMQADGVSYRSWGENIAYISGRSGNAALAEQFMNNWMNSSGHRANILSTNFTSIGVGVYKVGNTYYATQEFYR, encoded by the coding sequence ATGATTAAATTAAAATTAATGTCACTTTTATTATCAGGATGTCTAACAACAGGTATTGGAGCAGGAACTTTACCTTCATGCCTTAATAATATAAAAATAACAGATCAAATAAAGATTATTGAACAAATTTGCAATACATCAAAAGATAATTCAAATGTAATTATTGAAGATGAAAATAAACAACTAGAGGAAAATACAGCCGAAAACAACACTGGCAGCAATTCTAATGAAAATACAAACAAAGAAGATAATAATTCTAAGGAAGACAATGGGACAAGCAATGAGGCTCCTATAAAAGAAGAAGATAAAAAAGAAGATACTGCTAAAGAAGAAACACCAGCAGCTCCTGAAGAAACAAATACAGGTAAGGAAAATAATAATTCTGAAGACAACACTCAAAAAGAAGCTTCAGATAAATTTATAGCAGAAATCGAACAAGCTATCTTTACAAGAGTTAACAAGGAAAGAGCTGCAGCTGGTCTTCCAGCATTACAATACAATGATACAATGGAACACTATGCAAGATTAAAATCACAAGATATGGGTGATAGAAGATACTTTGATCATAGAAATCCAGAAGGTCAATTAATAACTTCACAAATGCAGGCAGACGGGGTAAGCTATAGATCTTGGGGTGAAAATATAGCATATATTTCAGGTAGATCTGGAAATGCTGCTCTAGCTGAACAATTTATGAACAACTGGATGAATTCATCAGGCCATAGAGCTAACATCTTATCAACTAACTTTACAAGCATTGGAGTTGGAGTTTACAAGGTAGGTAACACTTACTATGCAACTCAAGAATTCTACAGATAA